In Sphingobacterium sp. SYP-B4668, the sequence CCTTTCAAAACGAGGTGTTGACCCGTTTTGAACTTTTCAAAAGTTTATTTCTAACCTTGCCTTTCCAGCGGGTCAAGCATACGGGTACGTTACTACCATTCTTCACTACGCACTGTGAAAAAGGAGTAGAGGAACACCTCTCTCCAGAAGAGATTATTGATAGCTTCTTCGGGCAATATGAGCAGTATGTTCAGGAAGAAGATCGTATGGATTTACTTTTCCGTATCGTCCAATATGTAGAAAGACAAGTGGTGTTATTCGATGCCGTTGAAGATTCGTCATTTCAGTCTATTGGTCACTCCGATGAGACAGGTTCTTTGGAGCCACTCTTCCGCCAGACACAAACGAATAATAAGCTCCGAAAGCAAATTGTCGATAAGTTAAAGGATTTTTCGGTTCGTTTGGTATTGACGGCCCACCCAACACAGTTTTATCCTGGTGCCGTTCTTTCCATTATCAATGATTTGATAGAGGCCATAAAAGAGAACGATATCAATAATATCCATCTTTTGCTCCAGCAACTCGGAAAGACGCCCTTTATTAATAAGGAACGCCCAACACCAGTCGATGAGGCAGCTAGTCTAGCTTGGTTTTTAGAAAATGTTTTCTATAAAGTTGCTTCTGAAATCCAACACACGATAGACAATGAATTAGAAGTGCCTACCGAAGATGTCAAGCAGCTTATTGAGCTTGGATTCTGGCCAGGAGGCGACCGTGACGGGAATCCTAACGTGACAGTAGAAAGTACAAAAAAGGTGGCAACCATGTTACGGACTATCCTTTTTAGATGTTATTATCGTGATTTTCGTATTATCAGACGAAGGATTACTTTCAGAGGGGTTGAACAATATATGGATGAACTCCAAGAATTATTTTATAATAATAGCTTCAATCCCATTGAAAATCCAAAGGACGAGACTGCGCGAATATTGTCAAATTTAAAATCTATTGAGCGCGTATTGATTGAAAACCATAATAGTCTCTTTATAGACGTTGTGGAAGATCTTATTCGGAAAGTGATCACATTTGGATGTTATTTCACGACCTTGGATATCCGTCAGGACAGTCGTGTCTTGCGTGATACCCTGACATACCTGATTGATTCCAATCAGGAGCTGACTAATCAACCTACAGACTTTGAAAGTTTGGATGAAAAAGAGAAGCTAAAGAAATTTCCGTTTTCTGAATTAAACCTAGTAGTTGGTGAAGATGCTCCTGCACTGGTTAAAGATACTTTGGAAGTGATACCCTTGCTTAAGAGTGTTCAACAGTCAGGTAGCGAGAGAGCTGCACAACGGTTTATTATCAGTAATTGTCAGCAAGCCTCAGATATTCTAGGTTTGATGCAATTGTTCTTATGGTCAGGTTGGCAGAAAGAATCGTTGACCATTGATTTTGTGCCTTTATTTGAAACCGTGGATGATTTGGTACGCGCTGCTGACGTGATGAAAAGTCTTTACACACATCGGGATTATGTGAAGCATTTGAAGTCAAGGGGGAATAAGCAGACCATCATGTTAGGGTTTTCGGACAGCACAAAAGACGGAGGCTATTTAATGGCCAATTGGTCTATCTACAAAGCCAAGATGGAATTGACCGCAATCGCACGCGAGTACGATGTTGATTTGGTATTCTTTGATGGGCGGGGTGGACCTCCAGCTAGGGGCGGGGGCAAGACCCAACGTTTCTATGCTTCTATGGGGCGTGATATCGAGAATAAGCATATTCAATTGACTATTCAAGGACAGACCATCAGTAGCCAGTACGGATCAATAGATGCTGCAAAGTATAATATTGAACAATTGCTTCATGCTGGGATTATTTCGGAAATCAACCAAAATGATGGCGACACACTAACGGCAAAGCAGAAAGATGTCATCGACCAGATGGCCGAAGTCAGTTATGAAAAATTCATGTCATTACGTAAAGACCCATTGTTCTTAAATTATTTAGAGAATCTGAGTCCATTAAAGGCTTTATCTACTATAAATATCAGTAGTCGTCCTGTCAAACGAAATACAGATAAGGAACTACGGTTGGAGGATTTGAGAGCGATTAGCTTTGTGACCTCTTGGAGTCAATTGAAACAAAATATTCCTGGGTTTTATGGCGTAGGTTCGGCATTGCAATTTGCAGAGGAAAACAATCTATGGTCATACGTTCGAAATCTGTATGAGCATTCAGGTATGTTTAATACGATTATTGACAACTGTATGATGTCGATGACTAAGTCAAATTTTGACATTACATCTTACATGCAGTATGATGAAAAGTATGGTACTTTTTGGAAGATGCTCCATGATGAATTTCAGCTCACCAAAAAATATGTACTTAAGCTTAGTAATACGAAGAAATTGATGGAAAATTATCCAGTGGAGCGAGAGTCTATCCTGGCGCGCGAGAAAATAATTTTGCCATTGCTCACTATTCAGCACTATGCGATTCGTAAACAAAAAAATCTAAGTTTAGAGGATCCGCAGTATGATGTCTACTCGAAGCTAATTGCAAGGACCATATACGGAGTTGTAAATGCAGGACGTAATTTAGCGTAGCAAGAAGAGTAGGGAAATTAGTATATTATTTATATTTTTGTCCGTAATTAGAAGAAAACGAGGTATCCAGCGAAAACGTAGCGATGCGACACGATTGGCATATCACAAATAAATTATATAGGTATGAAATATCTATTTAGCCTAATCTGCACAAAAGTGATGGATGTAGTTTAGATATTTCGTATGACAATTGAAGAATAAATTATATATGTATATGAAACTTAATACTTTACTTGCAGCTGCAGTTATCGGTGGAAGCTTTTTATTTGCTTCTTGTAATAATAAAACAGCTGAACAGAATCAGCTCAAGTACACGCACACTTCACTGGTTGATGGAGATGGTTATCATTTTTTTCAGACTGTAGGTCAAAAGGTACCCTATGAGTTAGCTTATGCAGACTATGCCGCTTCTGTTTCATCCGATGCAAAGGTTAAAGCTTTAGCCGTCAAGATAAAAGAAGTATACAGTGCTTTGATTCCGCAATTGGACAGTGCTGCTACAGCGGTTCATGTAGACTTTCCAATTAGAGGTGCAGAGGCGTTTGCCGTCCCTGGACAACAAGGCCCTACTGCTGATAGTGCCGTGTCAACTGTTGCTACAACCTATTCGGATGCTGCCTTTTTAGCACATGTGCAACACGAGCAGACTTTGATTAAAGAACAGTTTGGACGTGTATCTAGAAATACAAACGTGATTTTGCAAAAATTAGCGAAAGACAATGAAAAGGCTTTGGAAGAAGTATATACTTTGTCTGGTGTCAAAAATGATGAGCACGCACATCATTAATCAATAAAATCTACTGAATGGCTGTAAAACAGATTATTACAGGTTTAATGTCGTATGGAATGTCCGGAAGGGTATTCCATGCGCCGTTTATAGTGGGAAATGAAGGCTTTCAATTGAAGGCAGTTGTGGAGCGTACAAGCAAGCAAATACATCTTCAATATCCAGAAGTTGTCAGTTATTCCAGTATTCAAGAACTATTGGATGATGATGAAATCGAGTTAGTTATTGTCAACACGCCAAATGACACTCATGTAGAGTTTGCTACGATGGCTTTACAAGCTGGTAAGCATGTATTGATTGAGAAACCATTTGCTCCCACTGCTGAGCAAGCCAAAGGATTGTTTGATCTGGGACGTAAGATGAACCGATTGGTATTACCTTATCACAATCGTAGATTTGATTCAGACTTCCAATCATTGGTTGAAATTCTCCAGACCGGTAGGGTAGGGAAGCCCGTAGAACTCCATCTTCGTTTCGATCGTTTCAAGCCGGAAATTGGAGTCAAGATATTTAAGGAAACCAAGCGCCCTGCGAGTGGCATTTTATATGACCTAGGTTCACATTTGTTGGACCAAACCATTTCAATTTTTGGTAGACCAAAGTCGGTTACCAAAATATTGACTAAAAATCGTACCCACACCCAAGTGGATGATTATGCCAGCATTGTACTGAGTTACCCGCGCGGACTAAGTGTATTCATTACTGTAAGCCTGTTGGCTGCCAATCCCCAAAAGAGCTTTGTCTTGCATGGCACAAAAGGGTCATTTGTAAAAAATAGAACCGATATTCAAGAGCAGCAGTTGTTGAATGGGATGACACCTCTCACGGATGATTATGGTAGAGAGGCAGAAGGTCAAGAGGGCATTCTTACTGAAGTCCAAGAAGATGGGCTTCTTGTCAGCGAGGCCATTGCAGCATCCAAGGGTGACTATATGCATCTATTTGATGCTGTTTTTGCTGCGATACGCCATAATCAACCCTATTTTGTGTCTGAAGATCAGATTTTGTGGCAATTGGAGATTTTAGAACCCTCTCGTTAATAAGTAAATGAAATATCTACATAAACTCGGGGTGTCCAAATACGGATAATCCCGAAGTAGCATGAGTACTATTTATCATGGACCACTACGAATGATATGATGGTATTATTCTATCTGACGGATAAAAATCAAATTCTATATGAATTAAGGATTGATTAACCATTTATTTACATTTAATTCACATCAAATCTTTAATATTGATTTTTAATATATTAAATTAGTGAATATATCTTGTTAGTAGTGGCTGATCAATTTCCTGTCCTTAATCGCGAGCTAAGTTGGCTGCAGTTTAACGAACGCGTGCTTCAAGAAGCAGCCGACGAAACTGTCCCTTTGCTGGAACGTATTAAGTTTCTTGCCATATATTCCTCTAATTTATCCGAGTTTTATAGTGTTCGTGTTGCAATTCTCCATCGTATGGTGGAAAATGAACTTAAGAACAAAAAGATAGGCTTCAAACCTAAGAAGATACTGAAGCAAATCCAGCAGAGTGTCTTGAAATTAGATAAAAAATTCGACTATCTCTTTGATCAGGTGCTGACCAAACATCTAGAAGAAGAGAATATTAATATTTTGGAAGCCGATGATTTGACCGATGATCAACGTACATATTTGCATACCTATTTTCAGGATGAAATTCTGAAGCACCTTATACCAATATGGGTTAGTGATGCATTCTTTCCAAATGTCAATGGGCGCACCCTGCAGTTTATGGTCAAGCTTACGCATAAAGGCAAAGAACGCTTATCCATCATCGACATTCCTAAAAACACGGTCAGTCGGTTCCATCGAGTCCCTAATAATGAAGGGCAGCATGAGATTATCCTGTTGGACGATATTATTCTGATGTTTCTGGAAAACGTATATACAGCCGTGGAGTTTGATGATATTTCTGCCTATCGGTTTCAGATAACTCGGGATTCTGAACTTGACTTAGATGTCGATCGAAGCGACAAATTTCTGGAAGTACTGAAGAAGAGTCTTGTCGATAGAAAGAAAGGTAAGGTGATTCGTTTGGAATATGATGCTAATATGCCTCCGTCACTGTTGAGCTATCTAGACGCTCATTTAGAAGTGGATGACGATGGATTCATTCCGATGAATCGATATATGATTTTTAGTGATTTCATTGATTTCCCAATCGGCAATCGATTGGATTTAGCTTATGAACCGGTCCTTCCTTTGGCAATTGCTGGGCTAGATATCAATAAAAGCCTTTTCAAGCCTATTAAGAAAAGAGACTATCTTATCCACTTACCATACCAGACTTACGATTATGTATTGCATTTCATCCGAGAGTCTGCTATTGACCCCTCAGTTGAAGAAATCAACATTACGTTATACCGAGTTGCAAACAATTCGAATATTATTAACGCACTCGTTATTGCTGCCAAAAACGGAAAGAAAGTAAATGCATTCTTGGAAGTCAAAGCTCGATTTGATGAAAAAGCAAATTTGTATTGGTACACAAAGCTTGAAGAAGCTGGGGTGAATGTCTATTTAGGGAATGTCAATATCAAGCTACATGCTAAGTCCTGTCTGGTATATCGTAGGGAAGGAAAGAGAAGAGCAGCTTATACCTATTTATCTACGGGAAACTTTAACGAAAAAACTGCACGCATATATTGTGATATAGGACTATTTACTGCCAATAAAAACATCACAAGAGATCTTAAGCGTTTATTCGCAGGATTAAAAAAGAGTGTATATTATGACAACTATAACACGTTGATTACCGCCCCTTTGTCAATGCGGGGTGTTTTCTATGAAAAAATAGACAAGCTAATTCAATTAAGCCAACGGGGGATACGCGTATCGATGGTTCTCAAGATGAATAGCTTGACGGATGAAGATATCATTCAAAAATTATATATCGCCAATAATGCCGGAGTCCGCATACATTTGATTGTTAGGGGAATGTGCTGCTTGATACCCGGTAAGGTGGGTTTTAGTGAGCATATCTATGTGATGAGTATTGTCGATCGGTACTTGGAACATGCCCGGGTATGGCTATTTGACTACGGCGATCACAATGAAATCTATCTCTCCTCGGCCGATTTGATGACACGAAACCTAAATAGGAGAGTGGAAATCGCTTTCCCGATTGTAGATTCCAACCTCAGAACTGAGATTTATAATCTCATGCAGATTCAGTTGAAAGACAATACTAAAGCTAGGATTATAGATGCGCAACAGAAAAATAGATACAAAAGGAGTCCAGTTGGGCAATCGAACAGAGCGCAGACAGATACCTACGAATATTTAAAAGATAAATTAGAAATTTTGTGAGATACGCAGCCATAGACATCGGGTCGAATGCAGTACGTTTACTGATAGCAGATATAGACCAGAGTAAAGAGAAAATTGATTTTACTAAAAATACTTTATTACGCGTACCCCTAAGATTAGGCGACGACGCTTTTATTCAGAAGCATATTTCGGATGTCAAGTTTAAGGATATGGTTAGCACCATGACTGCTTTTAAAAATTTGATGGACGTCTATCGTGTTACGGATTACATGGCTTGTGCCACCTCAGCGATGCGTGATGCTTCCAATGGCCAAGATGTAGTAAGCGCATGTAGTAAAGTTGGTATCGATATTCAAATTATTGACGGAGCTCTTGAGGCAGAGATTATATATAACAGTCACTTGGAGCAAGATTTGGATAGAGACAAGGTGTATTTGTA encodes:
- the ppk1 gene encoding polyphosphate kinase 1, which translates into the protein MADQFPVLNRELSWLQFNERVLQEAADETVPLLERIKFLAIYSSNLSEFYSVRVAILHRMVENELKNKKIGFKPKKILKQIQQSVLKLDKKFDYLFDQVLTKHLEEENINILEADDLTDDQRTYLHTYFQDEILKHLIPIWVSDAFFPNVNGRTLQFMVKLTHKGKERLSIIDIPKNTVSRFHRVPNNEGQHEIILLDDIILMFLENVYTAVEFDDISAYRFQITRDSELDLDVDRSDKFLEVLKKSLVDRKKGKVIRLEYDANMPPSLLSYLDAHLEVDDDGFIPMNRYMIFSDFIDFPIGNRLDLAYEPVLPLAIAGLDINKSLFKPIKKRDYLIHLPYQTYDYVLHFIRESAIDPSVEEINITLYRVANNSNIINALVIAAKNGKKVNAFLEVKARFDEKANLYWYTKLEEAGVNVYLGNVNIKLHAKSCLVYRREGKRRAAYTYLSTGNFNEKTARIYCDIGLFTANKNITRDLKRLFAGLKKSVYYDNYNTLITAPLSMRGVFYEKIDKLIQLSQRGIRVSMVLKMNSLTDEDIIQKLYIANNAGVRIHLIVRGMCCLIPGKVGFSEHIYVMSIVDRYLEHARVWLFDYGDHNEIYLSSADLMTRNLNRRVEIAFPIVDSNLRTEIYNLMQIQLKDNTKARIIDAQQKNRYKRSPVGQSNRAQTDTYEYLKDKLEIL
- a CDS encoding Gfo/Idh/MocA family protein, translating into MAVKQIITGLMSYGMSGRVFHAPFIVGNEGFQLKAVVERTSKQIHLQYPEVVSYSSIQELLDDDEIELVIVNTPNDTHVEFATMALQAGKHVLIEKPFAPTAEQAKGLFDLGRKMNRLVLPYHNRRFDSDFQSLVEILQTGRVGKPVELHLRFDRFKPEIGVKIFKETKRPASGILYDLGSHLLDQTISIFGRPKSVTKILTKNRTHTQVDDYASIVLSYPRGLSVFITVSLLAANPQKSFVLHGTKGSFVKNRTDIQEQQLLNGMTPLTDDYGREAEGQEGILTEVQEDGLLVSEAIAASKGDYMHLFDAVFAAIRHNQPYFVSEDQILWQLEILEPSR
- a CDS encoding phosphoenolpyruvate carboxylase, which encodes MKLSQKEAAFQNEVLTRFELFKSLFLTLPFQRVKHTGTLLPFFTTHCEKGVEEHLSPEEIIDSFFGQYEQYVQEEDRMDLLFRIVQYVERQVVLFDAVEDSSFQSIGHSDETGSLEPLFRQTQTNNKLRKQIVDKLKDFSVRLVLTAHPTQFYPGAVLSIINDLIEAIKENDINNIHLLLQQLGKTPFINKERPTPVDEAASLAWFLENVFYKVASEIQHTIDNELEVPTEDVKQLIELGFWPGGDRDGNPNVTVESTKKVATMLRTILFRCYYRDFRIIRRRITFRGVEQYMDELQELFYNNSFNPIENPKDETARILSNLKSIERVLIENHNSLFIDVVEDLIRKVITFGCYFTTLDIRQDSRVLRDTLTYLIDSNQELTNQPTDFESLDEKEKLKKFPFSELNLVVGEDAPALVKDTLEVIPLLKSVQQSGSERAAQRFIISNCQQASDILGLMQLFLWSGWQKESLTIDFVPLFETVDDLVRAADVMKSLYTHRDYVKHLKSRGNKQTIMLGFSDSTKDGGYLMANWSIYKAKMELTAIAREYDVDLVFFDGRGGPPARGGGKTQRFYASMGRDIENKHIQLTIQGQTISSQYGSIDAAKYNIEQLLHAGIISEINQNDGDTLTAKQKDVIDQMAEVSYEKFMSLRKDPLFLNYLENLSPLKALSTINISSRPVKRNTDKELRLEDLRAISFVTSWSQLKQNIPGFYGVGSALQFAEENNLWSYVRNLYEHSGMFNTIIDNCMMSMTKSNFDITSYMQYDEKYGTFWKMLHDEFQLTKKYVLKLSNTKKLMENYPVERESILAREKIILPLLTIQHYAIRKQKNLSLEDPQYDVYSKLIARTIYGVVNAGRNLA